The Vibrio tubiashii ATCC 19109 genome has a segment encoding these proteins:
- a CDS encoding NupC/NupG family nucleoside CNT transporter, translated as MNSILGVVAILFTAWLLSTNRKKINFRTVSLAFALQITFALLVLYVPAGKEALNSVTGAVSNLINYGQEGIAFLFGGLATGGFTFAINVLGIIIFFSALISGLYHIGLMPKVINLIGGGLQKLLGIGRAESLSATANIFVGMIEAPLVVKPYLKQMTDSQFFAVMCGGLASVAGGTLVGYASLGVDLNYLIAAAFMSAPAGLLMAKILVPETETISPSTELDNAEMPKATNVVEAMADGAMSGLRIAVAVGATLLAFISVIAMLNGMLGWVGSLVGVELSFELILGYLFAPVAWLLGIPWNEAITAGSLIGNKIVVNEFVAFIQLMDVKAQLSEHSQAIVTFALCGFANISTMAMLIGGLGSLVPEKRPFISKYGFRAIAAGVMANLMSASIAGVILSL; from the coding sequence ATGAACTCAATTCTTGGTGTTGTAGCCATTCTATTTACCGCTTGGCTGCTCTCTACAAATAGAAAGAAAATTAATTTTAGAACAGTATCGCTCGCGTTTGCATTGCAAATTACCTTTGCGCTATTGGTGTTGTACGTACCAGCAGGCAAAGAAGCGCTGAACAGCGTGACAGGCGCCGTCTCCAACCTTATTAACTATGGTCAAGAAGGTATCGCTTTCTTGTTTGGCGGCTTGGCAACAGGTGGCTTTACGTTTGCAATCAACGTTCTTGGCATCATCATCTTTTTCTCGGCGCTGATTTCTGGCTTGTACCACATTGGGCTTATGCCAAAAGTGATCAACCTCATTGGTGGTGGGCTGCAAAAGCTATTGGGTATTGGTCGTGCTGAGTCTTTGTCTGCAACAGCAAACATTTTTGTCGGCATGATTGAAGCACCGCTAGTGGTAAAACCGTACTTAAAACAGATGACGGACTCGCAGTTTTTCGCTGTTATGTGTGGTGGTCTTGCTTCCGTCGCTGGTGGCACCTTAGTTGGTTACGCGTCGCTAGGTGTGGATCTCAACTACCTGATTGCCGCGGCGTTTATGTCGGCTCCGGCAGGTTTACTGATGGCAAAGATCTTAGTACCTGAAACGGAAACCATCAGCCCAAGCACTGAGCTTGATAATGCCGAGATGCCGAAAGCGACCAACGTCGTTGAAGCCATGGCTGACGGCGCAATGTCTGGTTTACGCATTGCCGTCGCTGTTGGCGCAACCTTACTTGCCTTTATCAGTGTGATAGCGATGCTTAACGGCATGCTAGGGTGGGTTGGCAGTCTAGTTGGAGTAGAGCTGAGTTTTGAGCTAATCCTTGGCTACCTGTTCGCGCCAGTGGCGTGGCTACTCGGCATTCCTTGGAATGAAGCAATCACTGCAGGTTCGTTAATCGGTAATAAAATTGTTGTGAACGAGTTTGTCGCCTTTATCCAATTAATGGATGTCAAAGCACAACTAAGTGAGCACTCACAAGCTATCGTAACCTTTGCACTGTGCGGCTTTGCTAACATCTCAACTATGGCTATGCTCATCGGTGGCTTAGGAAGCCTAGTGCCTGAAAAGCGTCCATTCATTTCCAAATACGGCTTCCGCGCCATTGCGGCAGGTGTCATGGCAAACCTAATGAGCGCATCAATTGCTGGTGTGATTCTTAGCCTTTAA
- a CDS encoding YcgL domain-containing protein has protein sequence MLCAIYKSSKKEGAYLYIPKKDDFSQVPDTLMQMFGKPIMVMVVKMEGRTLAQVDVEKVKQSLIDDGFFLQLPPPPKNLLDEYKEQKQARQQSEE, from the coding sequence ATGCTTTGTGCAATTTACAAAAGTTCTAAAAAAGAAGGCGCTTACTTATATATCCCGAAAAAGGATGATTTTTCACAAGTTCCTGACACTTTAATGCAGATGTTTGGCAAACCTATTATGGTTATGGTGGTCAAAATGGAAGGGCGCACACTGGCACAAGTTGATGTCGAGAAAGTAAAACAGTCTTTAATAGATGATGGCTTTTTCTTGCAGTTGCCACCGCCACCAAAAAACCTACTCGATGAATATAAAGAGCAAAAACAAGCTCGTCAGCAATCTGAAGAGTAA
- the minD gene encoding septum site-determining protein MinD: MARVIVVTSGKGGVGKTTSSAAIASGLAVKGKKTAVIDFDIGLRNLDLIMGCERRVVYDFVNVINGEATLNQAMIKDKRTENLFILPASQTRDKDALTKEGVRRILDELDEMGFDFIICDSPAGIEQGALMALYFADEAIVTTNPEVSSVRDSDRILGILDSKSRRAEEGLEPVKQHLLLTRYNPARVNQGEMLSVEDVEEILHISLLGVIPESQAVLNASNKGVPVIFDEQSDAGMAYNDTVERLLGQQVDFRFLTEQKKGIFKRLFGG; the protein is encoded by the coding sequence ATGGCACGCGTTATTGTTGTCACTTCAGGTAAAGGTGGTGTGGGTAAAACCACTTCAAGCGCCGCAATCGCTTCAGGCCTTGCTGTAAAAGGAAAGAAAACGGCAGTTATCGATTTCGATATTGGTTTGCGTAACCTAGATCTTATCATGGGCTGTGAACGCCGCGTGGTTTACGACTTCGTCAACGTAATCAACGGCGAAGCGACATTGAACCAAGCGATGATCAAAGACAAGCGCACAGAGAACCTATTCATTCTCCCTGCCTCTCAAACTCGCGATAAAGATGCACTGACGAAAGAAGGCGTTCGTCGCATCTTAGATGAATTAGACGAAATGGGCTTTGACTTTATTATCTGCGATTCTCCAGCAGGCATCGAGCAAGGTGCATTAATGGCGCTATACTTTGCAGATGAAGCGATAGTTACCACTAACCCTGAAGTTTCTTCTGTACGCGACTCTGACCGCATTCTGGGCATCTTAGACTCTAAGTCTCGCCGAGCAGAAGAAGGTTTAGAACCAGTGAAGCAGCACCTACTGCTAACGCGCTACAACCCAGCGCGAGTGAACCAAGGTGAGATGCTAAGCGTCGAAGACGTTGAAGAGATTCTACATATCTCTCTACTGGGTGTTATCCCTGAGAGCCAAGCGGTACTGAATGCTTCGAACAAAGGCGTGCCAGTCATTTTTGACGAGCAGTCTGACGCAGGTATGGCATACAACGACACCGTTGAGCGCCTGCTAGGTCAGCAAGTGGATTTCCGCTTCCTGACTGAACAGAAGAAAGGAATCTTTAAACGACTATTCGGAGGCTAA
- the minE gene encoding cell division topological specificity factor MinE: MSLLEFFRPQKKSSANLAKERLQIIVAERRSQGDPAPSYLPQLKEDILKVISKYVAVDPSMVDLSFEHKDDDISVLELNVKLPEDES; this comes from the coding sequence ATGTCATTACTTGAGTTTTTCCGTCCCCAGAAAAAAAGCTCTGCAAATTTAGCCAAAGAGCGTCTACAGATTATTGTTGCCGAGCGCCGTAGCCAAGGTGACCCTGCACCGTCTTACTTACCACAGCTAAAAGAAGATATTCTTAAGGTGATCAGTAAGTACGTCGCTGTCGACCCTTCTATGGTTGATTTGTCATTCGAGCACAAAGATGACGACATCTCGGTACTAGAGCTCAACGTTAAGTTACCAGAAGACGAGAGCTAG
- a CDS encoding lytic murein transglycosylase, with the protein MKKLLSVVLGLTLSTSIYANEVSFEQYVEGLKQEARTNGISEQIINQAFDNVTHKPRAVKADKNQPEKKLTLDEYIPRAVPDWKVKQAKALYKEHYAELSRIGEEYGVQPRFIVALWGVESNFGKFTGNYPVIDALSTLAYDGRREAFFRKETMAALQILQEGHISVGDFKGSWAGAMGQCQFMPSSFLSYAADGSGDGKKDIWNTEADVFASAANYLSQSGWNDKFTWGRQVKLPQGFDMDLEGRVEGKEKTLAEWNQLGITRYDGSSLPQVDVDAWLTAPDNANGRVYLVYNNYNVLMKWNRSYYFALAVSHLADRITL; encoded by the coding sequence GTGAAAAAACTACTGTCAGTCGTTCTAGGATTAACACTCTCTACCTCTATTTATGCGAATGAGGTCAGTTTTGAGCAATATGTTGAAGGCTTAAAACAAGAAGCTCGAACCAATGGTATTTCGGAGCAAATTATCAATCAGGCTTTTGACAATGTGACTCATAAGCCTCGTGCTGTAAAAGCGGATAAGAACCAACCGGAAAAGAAGTTAACACTGGATGAGTACATTCCTCGTGCAGTCCCTGATTGGAAGGTAAAACAAGCGAAAGCGCTATACAAAGAGCACTATGCTGAGTTAAGCCGAATTGGTGAAGAATACGGTGTACAGCCACGTTTTATTGTAGCGCTTTGGGGAGTTGAGAGTAACTTTGGTAAGTTCACTGGTAACTACCCAGTGATCGATGCACTATCGACGCTCGCTTACGACGGTCGCCGAGAAGCCTTTTTCCGCAAAGAAACCATGGCCGCGCTGCAAATCTTGCAAGAAGGACATATCTCAGTCGGCGACTTTAAAGGCTCTTGGGCCGGGGCGATGGGGCAATGTCAGTTTATGCCAAGCTCGTTCCTTTCTTATGCTGCTGACGGAAGCGGTGATGGTAAGAAAGACATTTGGAATACAGAAGCGGATGTATTTGCTTCAGCCGCTAATTATCTGAGTCAATCTGGTTGGAATGACAAGTTCACTTGGGGACGTCAGGTTAAGCTACCGCAAGGTTTTGACATGGACCTAGAAGGCCGTGTTGAAGGTAAAGAGAAAACCCTAGCGGAATGGAATCAACTTGGCATCACTAGATACGATGGCAGTTCACTGCCACAAGTGGATGTGGATGCATGGTTGACCGCGCCAGACAATGCCAACGGGCGAGTCTATCTGGTTTACAACAACTACAATGTACTGATGAAGTGGAATCGCTCTTACTACTTCGCTTTAGCTGTCAGTCATCTCGCTGATAGAATTACGTTGTAG
- the minC gene encoding septum site-determining protein MinC — translation MSQTPDLKGSSFTLSVLHLSDNNIDKTIHFLQEKVEQAPAFFAHAPVVINISKVDGDIDFMRLKEGISQAGMIPVGVTGCKDKRTQNLASEAKFAVMSASKSPAQAPAKMAPTKIIRTPVRSGQQIYAKDSDLVVLNHVSEGAEVIADGSIHIHGTLRGRAIAGASGNTGAVIICNKLNAELMSIAGHYWLTEQFADEFWQQKVMFSLQNDSLKFELLTI, via the coding sequence ATGTCACAGACCCCAGACCTAAAAGGCAGCAGCTTTACTTTGTCAGTTTTGCACCTTTCTGACAACAATATTGATAAAACTATTCATTTCCTACAAGAAAAGGTAGAACAAGCGCCGGCATTTTTTGCTCATGCACCTGTTGTCATCAATATTTCAAAAGTCGATGGTGACATTGACTTTATGAGACTGAAAGAAGGTATTTCCCAAGCTGGTATGATTCCGGTAGGCGTCACAGGATGCAAAGACAAGCGAACACAAAACTTAGCTTCTGAAGCAAAGTTTGCCGTGATGTCGGCAAGTAAATCGCCAGCTCAAGCTCCTGCGAAAATGGCACCAACCAAAATCATTCGTACTCCGGTGCGTTCTGGGCAGCAGATATATGCCAAGGACAGCGATCTTGTGGTACTCAATCATGTTAGCGAGGGAGCTGAGGTCATTGCAGATGGATCTATTCATATCCACGGTACTCTACGCGGCCGCGCGATAGCAGGGGCGAGTGGAAACACTGGCGCAGTCATAATCTGCAATAAGCTCAATGCCGAACTTATGTCGATCGCAGGACACTACTGGCTCACTGAGCAGTTCGCCGACGAGTTCTGGCAGCAAAAAGTTATGTTCAGCTTGCAAAACGACTCACTTAAGTTCGAGTTGTTAACGATTTAA
- a CDS encoding LysR family transcriptional regulator: MLSERAAQMVVFAALLKHKNFTLAAKSLGVSVSHVSKQLAQLESSLGVKLVQRTTRSFTPTEAGQKFYKHCAQLVSIVGEAQLEVESQRDEVAGLVKIGLSQSFGTLHIIPAIDELRQQYPNLQVEVHLFDYKVDMLEEGLDLWITNNEHLPEGYVAQRLADSQFVVAASPDYLVKHQTPSHPSELTEHNCLIYRSWERDYTRWSFSSPQEQLSIKVSGNYSVDLAEAVRDAAVAGWGIAYLATYLIGDEFKTGQLIQLFPDWNASQSMPFYAVYPSRRFLPKKTVAVIDFIKQKIGNPCHWDKKLAPYIQRP; encoded by the coding sequence GTGCTTTCAGAACGTGCTGCGCAAATGGTAGTGTTTGCCGCTTTGCTCAAACATAAGAATTTTACCTTGGCTGCTAAAAGCTTAGGTGTCTCGGTATCTCATGTGAGTAAGCAATTAGCTCAGCTTGAATCATCGCTGGGTGTAAAGCTTGTACAACGTACCACGCGAAGCTTTACGCCTACCGAGGCTGGGCAAAAATTTTATAAACATTGTGCTCAGTTGGTTTCGATAGTTGGGGAGGCTCAGCTAGAGGTTGAAAGCCAGCGTGATGAGGTAGCAGGGCTAGTGAAAATTGGTTTGTCGCAATCTTTTGGTACTTTGCACATCATTCCTGCAATTGATGAACTGCGCCAGCAATATCCTAATCTTCAGGTTGAAGTGCATTTGTTCGACTACAAAGTAGATATGCTAGAAGAGGGGTTGGATCTGTGGATTACCAACAATGAACATCTTCCAGAAGGCTATGTGGCTCAGCGCTTAGCGGACTCGCAGTTTGTTGTGGCAGCCTCTCCTGATTATTTAGTTAAGCATCAAACCCCAAGTCACCCAAGTGAACTGACGGAGCATAATTGCCTGATTTATCGAAGCTGGGAAAGGGATTATACACGATGGTCATTTAGCAGCCCTCAAGAACAGTTGAGTATTAAAGTCTCTGGGAATTATTCGGTCGACTTAGCAGAAGCGGTACGTGATGCCGCGGTTGCAGGGTGGGGCATCGCTTATCTAGCGACTTATCTTATTGGTGATGAGTTTAAAACCGGGCAACTTATCCAGCTGTTTCCCGATTGGAACGCTTCGCAGAGCATGCCATTTTACGCAGTCTATCCAAGTCGTCGTTTCTTACCTAAGAAGACGGTAGCCGTGATCGATTTTATAAAGCAGAAAATTGGCAACCCGTGCCATTGGGATAAGAAACTAGCGCCCTATATTCAAAGGCCCTGA